The Labilibaculum sp. sequence AAAGTATGTTACTCAATAAAATCCAGAAATCAGTAGCACAAACAGATTTTGCAGATTTAATCGACCTTGGAGAATCTGAATCAATAGTTTTGCGTTGCACAATAAATGAAAACAATCAGGTTGTGGTGAGTAAAGTAATTGGTTTTAATGAAGAACTGAAAAAAGCCGTTCGCAAAACAATGGAGGATGCAAGAATTAAGGCGGTTCCCGGTCTGGTTGGTGAAGAATTAGCCCTTCAGGTTAAATTTAAAATGCTGAGATGGTAGACCAAAAGTGTTTGTATAAATTAGAGGAGATAAGAAATGAATAGTATGATCTATAAAAGCCAAATTCTGAAAGGATGTATTCTACTTCTGTTTTTGATTTTTCAAGTGGGTACGATACAATCCGAGAATCTGAAAAGGCTGGTGAATCTGGAAGGGAACTGGAAATTTTCCATTGGGGATGAACCGGCAAGAGCCATCCCCAATTACGATGATTCAGATTGGCAAAATGTATTTGTTCCCAATAGTTGGGAGGAAAATGGTTATAAAGATTACAATGGTTTTGCCTGGTATCGTAAAAGTTTTCAAATAAGAGAGTTCTATAACAGAAAGTACCTTTATTTATACATGGGCTATATCGATGATGTGGATGAAGTGTACCTGAATGGGAAACTGATTGGTGCATCAGGAAATTTTCCGCCGCGAATGAAAACAGCATACGATATCCCCAGAATGTATCCTGTTCCAACAGATTTACTTCGTAAAGATGGTGAAAACATAATTGCAGTGCGGGTTTATGATGGAATTCTGAATGGAGGAATCACACAGGGACCAGTAGGTATTTTTATTGATAAAGATCAGGAGAGAATGGATATAGACCTTACGGGATACTGGGATTTTGAATGCCGAAATTCTGTTGACCAGGGAAATTTAAAGTGTGTAACTTATCGAAAAGGGAAAATATTTGTTCCCGGATTTTGGGAAGCCCGAGGTTATAATGATTTAGATGGCAAAGCCAGGTATAGCAAAGAATTCAATTACCCATCGGATATGAGTACTTCGGGAAAAGCATTGATTTTGGGTGTGATTGATGACCTGGATGAGGTGTATTTAAATGGAGAAAAAATTCGGTGGATTGGATATAAAAGAGGAGGAAGTTGGTCAGGAAATTCGTACCACAGCACTTTTCGGGCTTATCCAATACCCAAAGGCGTATTGAAGAGCAGTGGCATGAATGTGATAGAGGTGATGGTAACCGATTATACGGGACCAGGCGGAATTTATAGCGGACCCATTGGAATCACCAATATAGAATTGGCTGAAGAAATGGTAAAAAGAGAACACAAGAACAACCGATCGAATCTGGAGAAGTTTTTTGATTATTGGTTTGATTAATTGCTGCAATAATTTGGGGGCTGTACAATAGCCTAAACTGCTTTGTAAATGGTGCAAATAAAGAAAATATGAATAGAATGGGTGAGCATATAATTCAATGGATGAAGTTTCTGTTTGTAATGATGGTAGTTTGTGTATTTAACAATGAAATTACAGCACAGGATTATCAGAAAATAGTCGATTTAAACGGTCGTTGGGAATTCTCAATTGGAGACAATCCGAATTGGGCAGATCCTAATTATGATGATTCGAACTGGGAGAGGGTTGATGTTCCTTCGACATGGGAGAATCAGGGATTTTATGGTTACGATGGATTTGCATGGTACAGAACCAATTTTAGTTATGCAGGTTCGGTAAAAGGGCAGAGTCTGTTTCTTAAGTTGGGAAATATTGATGATGTGGACGAAGTCTTTATCAACGGAAAACGAATCGGTCAAACCGGCAGTTTTCCTCCTCATTTTTCTACAGCTTACAATTCGAATCGGGTGTACAATATTCCTTCGGCCTACCTGCGCGAAAAGAATGTGGTAGCCGTTCGTGTTTACGATGATTTGGGAGAAGGAGGCATCATCCGAGGTGATATTTCAGTAGTGATCGACCGAAGTGCAATACCCGTTGATATTGATTTACAGGGCAGGTGGAAGTTTAAAACGGGGCGTTATGCGCATGAAGATCTGCAAAATGCATCCAATTGGGATGATATTATTGTTCCCGGATTTTGGGAGAATCAGGGCTATAAAAATTACGATGGATATGCCTGTTACGTTCTCGATTTTAATGCCAATGATAAGTTTTTGGCAGAGAGAATGGTTCTTGTTTTGGGCAAAATTGATGATCTCGATCAGGTAATTGTAAATGGAGTGTTGGTTGGCCAATCCGGTGAATTCGATCCCTCAACGGTGCAGCGCTATTCAAATACTTATCAGCAGCTTCGGGGATATTATCTGCCCGTAAATCTGATAAAAAAAGGAGCAAACAGAATCGTTGTGCGTGTTTACGACGCCACACAGGGAGGCGGCATCTATACCGGTTCCATTGGCCTGATTTCTCAGGATCATTACATCAACTATTGGAACAGCAGAAGAAGACGATACTAGTTATCGCCTCTAATTAGAATTTACGCTTGAAGAAGTGAAAGATCTCCTGTAAAAATCAAAAGTCGTTTAGGAGTAATTGGTAATGAATAACAACGAACCGAAAACAACAGATAAATGATATGAAGTGTATTGTTCTGAAAAAAATGACATTGTGATAAAGAAACAAATAAAACGAATACTCAGAATAGCATTTATTCTTGCAGGCATATCCTCTTTGTGGTTCGTACCATGGATTTTGGTAAAGGCCTGGATTTTGCCACTGCCTGATACGGTTCAGGAACAAGTAAACGAAGCCATTGATCATGGATTTGATGGAATGATTGTTTATGTAGATCAAGCCGGGAAGCCACCGGAATTTTATGCCGCAGGCTGGCATGACCGAAAAAACAAAATTCCTGCCTGCCCGCAGGCATTATTCAAAATTGCCAGCATTACCAAGCTATACATCGCTGTTGCTGTGGCTAAATTAGTCAAAGAAGGACGTTTGTCCTTGGATAAAACACTCGCTGATTACTTTCCGGAACTTGCGGGAAGAATTGAAAATGCTGATAAAATTACCTTGAGAATGATGGTGCAGCATCGAAGTGGCATTCCCAATTTTATAGACCATCCTGATTATTGGAAAAAACCGCCCAAAAACAGACAGGAAACACTTGAATACGCACTGGACTTACCCGCAGACTTTGAACCAGGTGAAGATTATGGCTATTCAAATACCAACTATATGTTGATTGAGGATCTTATTGATAAAGTGCTTGGTTATAGTCATCAGCAATATGTCAAGGAGGAGATTTTGATACCTCTCAAGCTCAACAATACATTTGGTTCGCTTCATGAAGTAGATATAAACAATGTGATGAGTGGCTATTACGTTGGAGTTGAAGAGGATCTAAAAACAGAATATACAGGTTTAATGCTGGCAACAGCAGAGGATGTGGGTAAATTCTTAAGAGCTTTAAATGATGGTTCAGTGTTTAATGAAGGGGAACAGGAAATCTATTCCTCCATTTACGTGTACGAACATACAGGTCTGCTTGTTGGCTATCAGAGTATTGCCAAATACCACAAAGACATTGATACAGTTGTCATTCAATTTAATAATACAACCAACTTTGATGGATATGACTGGAATTTAGCGGAAATCATATACAATCGTATTGTAAAAATAGTGAGAAGTAAAAAAAGCTCGTAATAATATATCGAAACAATAATCGAAACAGCTGTAAATTCAACGGCAGCAGTCGGCTTTGTTTTTTTCGTAATATGAAAGAAAAGTGCCGTGCAATCAGCAAAGCAGCATTCAATTTACCCTTAGGCAAAATTTTAGCAGATACGAACAGTTAATGGAATATTTAATCAGACATATTGAAGACTACGCCAAGTTAAGTGAGTATGAAAAAGAAAACATGCTGCTTTTCGTAAAAAAGAGACATCTGCCAATTGTTTAGCTTACCAATACAAATTTCATGTGCTGAATTGCAAGAACTGAAAATGATGCTAAAGCAAAAGATTGGAACATTTTGAATTCAGTTGGCTAAAGCCAAACTGCAATGGATAAAAACACTAAGTATTT is a genomic window containing:
- a CDS encoding beta galactosidase jelly roll domain-containing protein; translation: MIYKSQILKGCILLLFLIFQVGTIQSENLKRLVNLEGNWKFSIGDEPARAIPNYDDSDWQNVFVPNSWEENGYKDYNGFAWYRKSFQIREFYNRKYLYLYMGYIDDVDEVYLNGKLIGASGNFPPRMKTAYDIPRMYPVPTDLLRKDGENIIAVRVYDGILNGGITQGPVGIFIDKDQERMDIDLTGYWDFECRNSVDQGNLKCVTYRKGKIFVPGFWEARGYNDLDGKARYSKEFNYPSDMSTSGKALILGVIDDLDEVYLNGEKIRWIGYKRGGSWSGNSYHSTFRAYPIPKGVLKSSGMNVIEVMVTDYTGPGGIYSGPIGITNIELAEEMVKREHKNNRSNLEKFFDYWFD
- a CDS encoding beta galactosidase jelly roll domain-containing protein; this encodes MNRMGEHIIQWMKFLFVMMVVCVFNNEITAQDYQKIVDLNGRWEFSIGDNPNWADPNYDDSNWERVDVPSTWENQGFYGYDGFAWYRTNFSYAGSVKGQSLFLKLGNIDDVDEVFINGKRIGQTGSFPPHFSTAYNSNRVYNIPSAYLREKNVVAVRVYDDLGEGGIIRGDISVVIDRSAIPVDIDLQGRWKFKTGRYAHEDLQNASNWDDIIVPGFWENQGYKNYDGYACYVLDFNANDKFLAERMVLVLGKIDDLDQVIVNGVLVGQSGEFDPSTVQRYSNTYQQLRGYYLPVNLIKKGANRIVVRVYDATQGGGIYTGSIGLISQDHYINYWNSRRRRY
- a CDS encoding serine hydrolase domain-containing protein, encoding MIKKQIKRILRIAFILAGISSLWFVPWILVKAWILPLPDTVQEQVNEAIDHGFDGMIVYVDQAGKPPEFYAAGWHDRKNKIPACPQALFKIASITKLYIAVAVAKLVKEGRLSLDKTLADYFPELAGRIENADKITLRMMVQHRSGIPNFIDHPDYWKKPPKNRQETLEYALDLPADFEPGEDYGYSNTNYMLIEDLIDKVLGYSHQQYVKEEILIPLKLNNTFGSLHEVDINNVMSGYYVGVEEDLKTEYTGLMLATAEDVGKFLRALNDGSVFNEGEQEIYSSIYVYEHTGLLVGYQSIAKYHKDIDTVVIQFNNTTNFDGYDWNLAEIIYNRIVKIVRSKKSS